A stretch of the Arthrobacter stackebrandtii genome encodes the following:
- a CDS encoding GNAT family N-acetyltransferase produces the protein MSSEHSTHSRNPRSFPYELRTFPSRLAEGKVPEEVAAWQQAVSLGFHGDATSAEEAAKYVASEEVDGRMCTGAYLKDSAAPAGAWGIEYPVATYAYHRKGLNVGAGTLLPVHQITAVTVRPSHRRRGLLRAMMGSDLAQAKAAGIPIAALTASEATIYGRFGFGVATHACDIEVTVKGGLEFIVPAAASQGVVEIADPTVVRDLHDGIFARVHGASYGSIGRHDMYRLSSSGQGNYGALDPVKNIRAALHYDAEGAVDGYVTYKPVQDSGRSAVEIVDLLAATDAAYLALWNFLGSLDLIDVVKWGMAPVVDPLEWAMAAKRLYKRTGTEDHLWLRILDTPGALAAREYAVDGQVAIHVGDPLGHASGIFRIEIVHGKATVTRCPEDGSVTAGLSMGVSELSSLYLGGVSARTLQAAGRIREEEAGAVADFDSLFAASVSPHCLTSF, from the coding sequence ATGAGCAGCGAACACAGCACGCACAGCCGCAACCCCCGGTCATTCCCCTACGAACTGCGCACCTTTCCCTCGCGCCTGGCGGAGGGGAAGGTGCCGGAGGAAGTGGCTGCCTGGCAGCAGGCCGTCTCCCTGGGCTTCCACGGGGATGCCACCTCGGCGGAAGAAGCGGCAAAGTACGTCGCGTCCGAGGAGGTGGACGGGCGCATGTGCACTGGCGCCTACCTCAAGGATTCGGCCGCGCCGGCAGGTGCCTGGGGCATTGAATACCCCGTCGCCACCTACGCCTACCACCGCAAGGGCCTGAATGTGGGGGCAGGCACCCTGCTGCCGGTCCACCAGATCACCGCCGTGACCGTGCGGCCCAGCCACCGCCGCCGGGGCCTGCTCCGCGCCATGATGGGCTCGGACCTGGCCCAGGCGAAGGCGGCCGGCATTCCCATCGCGGCGCTGACGGCGTCGGAAGCCACCATTTACGGGCGTTTCGGCTTTGGCGTCGCCACCCACGCCTGCGACATCGAGGTGACCGTCAAGGGCGGGCTCGAGTTCATCGTGCCCGCAGCGGCGTCCCAGGGCGTGGTGGAGATTGCCGACCCCACCGTGGTCCGGGACTTGCACGACGGGATTTTTGCCCGGGTCCACGGCGCCAGCTACGGCTCGATCGGACGCCACGACATGTACCGGCTCTCCTCATCCGGGCAGGGCAACTACGGTGCCCTGGATCCGGTGAAGAACATCCGGGCCGCACTGCACTACGACGCGGAGGGAGCTGTTGACGGCTATGTGACCTACAAGCCTGTCCAGGACAGCGGCCGTTCCGCCGTGGAAATTGTGGACCTGCTCGCCGCAACGGACGCCGCCTACCTGGCGCTCTGGAACTTCCTTGGCTCCCTGGACCTGATCGACGTCGTCAAATGGGGCATGGCGCCGGTGGTCGACCCGCTGGAATGGGCCATGGCGGCCAAGCGGCTGTACAAGCGCACCGGCACGGAAGACCACCTGTGGCTGCGCATCCTGGACACGCCCGGGGCCCTCGCCGCACGCGAGTACGCCGTGGACGGACAGGTCGCCATCCATGTGGGGGACCCGCTGGGGCACGCCTCCGGCATCTTCCGCATCGAGATCGTGCACGGCAAGGCCACCGTGACCCGCTGCCCGGAGGACGGTTCCGTCACGGCCGGGCTCAGCATGGGCGTCAGCGAACTCTCCAGCCTCTACCTGGGCGGCGTCAGTGCCCGCACCCTGCAGGCAGCGGGCCGCATCCGTGAAGAGGAAGCCGGCGCCGTCGCGGACTTTGACTCGCTTTTCGCCGCGAGTGTTTCGCCGCACTGCCTGACCTCCTTCTAG
- a CDS encoding ABC transporter permease codes for MNGSTLLVLGPRAWILLAVLLCLAAVVWRTALGRSPAQMLLAGTRALIQLAAVALAIGWLSGRGTLAFAFVALMFVVGVWTSGRRVAPEGRWWLAAVPLAAGVVPTAALLLAFGVLPLSALAVIAVVGQQIGGAMSTVTLAGRRIRDELALRNGEVEAAVALGFQWPAARSMVARPVAGEAVLPAIDQTRTAGLVTLPGAFVGMILGGAEPLDAGLIQLLVLVSLLLVNACAASVTLWLGCRGAWHAAGRGGLPGP; via the coding sequence GTGAACGGTTCAACACTCCTGGTCCTGGGCCCCCGCGCCTGGATCCTGCTTGCCGTGCTGCTGTGCCTGGCCGCCGTGGTGTGGCGCACTGCACTGGGGCGCTCCCCGGCACAGATGCTGCTGGCCGGCACCCGGGCACTCATCCAGCTCGCCGCCGTCGCCCTCGCCATTGGCTGGCTGTCCGGCAGGGGCACCCTGGCTTTTGCGTTTGTGGCGCTGATGTTCGTGGTGGGTGTGTGGACTTCGGGCCGCAGGGTGGCGCCGGAGGGGCGGTGGTGGCTGGCGGCCGTGCCACTGGCCGCCGGCGTTGTTCCGACGGCGGCGCTCCTGTTGGCCTTTGGCGTGCTGCCGCTCAGCGCGCTGGCCGTCATTGCCGTGGTTGGCCAGCAGATCGGCGGGGCCATGTCCACCGTCACCCTCGCCGGGCGGCGGATCCGTGACGAGCTGGCGCTGCGCAACGGCGAGGTCGAGGCCGCGGTGGCCCTGGGTTTTCAATGGCCGGCCGCCCGCTCCATGGTGGCCCGGCCCGTGGCGGGCGAGGCGGTGCTGCCCGCCATCGACCAGACCCGCACCGCCGGGCTGGTGACGCTGCCCGGCGCGTTTGTGGGCATGATCCTGGGCGGCGCGGAGCCCCTCGATGCAGGCCTGATCCAGCTGCTGGTGTTGGTCTCCCTCCTGCTCGTGAACGCCTGCGCCGCCTCAGTCACGCTGTGGCTTGGCTGCCGCGGGGCGTGGCATGCCGCCGGCCGGGGCGGCCTGCCTGGGCCCTAG
- the rpsA gene encoding 30S ribosomal protein S1 yields MTITTPEKTSTPVVAINDIGTAEEFLAAVDATIKYFNDGDLVEGVVVKVDRDEVLLDIGYKTEGVIPSRELSIKHDVDPGDVVAVGDQVEALVLTKEDKEGRLILSKKRAQYERAWGDIEKVKEEDGVVTGTVIEVVKGGLILDIGLRGFLPASLVEMRRVRDLAPYIGQQIEAKIIELDKNRNNVVLSRRAWLEQTQSEVRSTFLNKLEKGQVRPGVVSSIVNFGAFVDLGGVDGLVHVSELSWKHIDHPSEVVEVGQEVTVEVLEVDLDRERVSLSLKATQEDPWQTFARTHALGQVVPGKVTKLVPFGAFVRVEDGIEGLVHISELAVRHVELAEQVVSVGDELFVKVIDIDLERRRISLSLKQANEGVDVDSTEFDPALYGMVAEYDEEGNYKYPEGFDPESNEWLEGYENQRAVWEQQYADAQARWESHKKQVAEHAAEDAAADNAGEGGESAGTSYSSEPAATDSGAGTLASDEALAALREKLTGN; encoded by the coding sequence ATGACCATCACCACCCCCGAGAAGACGAGTACCCCTGTTGTTGCAATCAACGACATCGGTACTGCTGAAGAATTTCTCGCCGCAGTAGATGCAACCATCAAGTACTTCAACGACGGCGATCTCGTCGAAGGTGTAGTTGTCAAGGTTGACCGCGACGAAGTTCTGCTCGACATCGGTTACAAGACCGAAGGTGTCATCCCCTCCCGCGAGCTGTCCATCAAGCACGACGTTGATCCCGGTGACGTTGTCGCCGTTGGCGATCAGGTCGAAGCCCTGGTCCTCACGAAGGAAGACAAAGAAGGCCGCCTGATCCTCTCCAAGAAGCGCGCACAGTACGAGCGCGCCTGGGGCGACATCGAAAAGGTCAAGGAAGAAGACGGCGTTGTCACCGGTACCGTCATCGAAGTGGTCAAGGGTGGTCTTATCCTCGACATCGGCCTGCGCGGCTTCCTGCCCGCATCGCTCGTCGAGATGCGCCGTGTGCGCGACCTCGCTCCTTACATCGGCCAGCAGATCGAAGCCAAGATCATCGAGCTGGACAAGAACCGCAACAACGTGGTCCTGTCCCGCCGTGCCTGGCTCGAGCAGACCCAGTCCGAGGTTCGCTCCACGTTCCTCAACAAGCTGGAAAAGGGCCAGGTTCGCCCCGGCGTTGTTTCCTCCATCGTCAACTTCGGTGCATTCGTTGACCTCGGCGGCGTAGACGGCCTCGTCCACGTTTCCGAGCTGTCCTGGAAGCACATCGACCACCCGTCCGAGGTTGTCGAAGTTGGCCAGGAAGTCACTGTCGAGGTTCTCGAAGTTGACCTGGACCGCGAGCGTGTTTCGCTCTCGCTCAAGGCTACGCAGGAAGACCCCTGGCAGACCTTCGCCCGCACGCACGCGCTGGGCCAGGTTGTTCCCGGCAAGGTCACCAAGCTGGTTCCCTTCGGTGCATTCGTTCGCGTTGAAGACGGCATCGAAGGCCTCGTTCACATCTCCGAGCTGGCTGTCCGCCACGTGGAGCTGGCCGAGCAGGTTGTCTCCGTTGGCGACGAACTGTTCGTCAAGGTCATCGACATCGACCTGGAACGCCGCCGCATCTCGCTGTCCCTCAAGCAGGCCAACGAGGGTGTCGACGTCGACTCCACCGAGTTCGATCCGGCACTCTACGGCATGGTTGCCGAGTACGACGAAGAGGGCAACTACAAGTACCCCGAGGGCTTCGACCCCGAGTCGAACGAATGGCTCGAGGGCTACGAGAACCAGCGCGCCGTTTGGGAGCAGCAGTACGCTGACGCCCAGGCCCGCTGGGAGTCCCACAAGAAGCAGGTTGCCGAGCACGCCGCAGAAGATGCAGCTGCCGACAACGCCGGTGAAGGTGGCGAGTCCGCAGGGACTTCCTACTCCTCCGAGCCTGCTGCAACCGACTCGGGCGCCGGCACGCTGGCTTCCGACGAGGCTCTCGCCGCACTGCGCGAAAAGCTGACCGGAAACTAA
- a CDS encoding DUF805 domain-containing protein, which yields MTIPDPGNQEPKVLPGYFGPADAPPTYVQPQVPRMPAPQAPTQHDPRFQQPLNPAPQMPAPVQPYPAPPMQYGAGPYAAGPYNGGPYNVGAFGASDPESLPLHGATLIQSVGRFFRKYATFTGRASRAEFWFVQLFMVLAFFILAVLGSVIGSDTAAVLIIIGWFGTLVPWLALAVRRLHDANLSGGLVALWLVPYVGFAVVLILALMAAKPEGARYDKRSMVPSPHAQQPYGH from the coding sequence ATGACCATTCCGGATCCGGGAAACCAGGAACCCAAGGTGCTGCCGGGCTATTTCGGCCCCGCCGACGCACCGCCGACATACGTCCAGCCGCAGGTGCCGCGCATGCCGGCCCCGCAGGCGCCGACACAGCACGATCCCCGGTTCCAGCAGCCGCTGAACCCCGCCCCTCAGATGCCCGCGCCGGTGCAGCCGTATCCGGCCCCGCCCATGCAGTACGGTGCGGGTCCCTATGCGGCCGGCCCGTACAACGGCGGTCCGTACAACGTCGGCGCGTTCGGTGCCAGCGACCCCGAGTCGCTTCCGCTGCACGGCGCCACCCTCATCCAGTCAGTGGGCCGTTTCTTCCGCAAGTACGCCACGTTCACCGGGCGGGCCAGCCGGGCGGAGTTTTGGTTTGTGCAGCTGTTCATGGTGCTGGCCTTCTTCATCCTGGCCGTCTTGGGGTCCGTCATCGGCAGCGACACGGCCGCCGTGCTGATCATCATCGGCTGGTTCGGTACACTCGTGCCGTGGCTGGCCCTCGCGGTGCGCAGGCTCCACGACGCCAATCTCAGCGGCGGCCTGGTGGCCCTGTGGCTCGTGCCCTATGTGGGCTTCGCAGTGGTCCTGATTCTTGCACTGATGGCCGCCAAACCGGAAGGTGCGCGCTATGACAAGCGCTCCATGGTGCCGTCGCCCCATGCCCAGCAGCCGTACGGCCACTAG